One Methanobacterium sp. DNA window includes the following coding sequences:
- a CDS encoding CDP-2,3-bis-(O-geranylgeranyl)-sn-glycerol synthase — MDTSIISVLNMSAYVIYFMLPAYIANAAALTFGGGKPLDFSRKFSDGRRIFGDGVTWRGTIIGAGIGTLIGLIQGLISGNILQGILLGFCLGAGALIGDACGSFVKRRLKIERGRPTPFLDQLDFVIGALVFASIVVILPFYMIILTFIISIILHLSANIISYLLGMKEVWY; from the coding sequence ATGGATACAAGTATTATCAGTGTTTTGAATATGTCAGCCTATGTAATATACTTTATGTTACCAGCATACATTGCTAACGCTGCAGCTTTGACATTTGGCGGCGGCAAACCATTAGATTTCAGTAGAAAATTCAGTGATGGACGTAGAATATTTGGTGATGGAGTAACATGGCGCGGTACCATTATTGGCGCCGGAATTGGAACATTAATTGGTCTAATTCAAGGATTAATATCTGGAAATATTTTACAAGGAATTTTATTAGGTTTTTGCTTAGGTGCCGGTGCATTAATAGGTGATGCCTGTGGAAGCTTTGTAAAAAGAAGGTTGAAGATTGAAAGAGGTAGACCTACGCCATTTTTAGATCAACTTGATTTTGTTATTGGTGCATTAGTATTCGCTTCAATTGTTGTAATTTTACCATTTTATATGATAATTTTAACATTTATAATTAGTATTATTTTACACCTTTCAGCAAACATAATATCATACTTACTTGGGATGAAAGAAGTATGGTATTAA
- a CDS encoding H4MPT-linked C1 transfer pathway protein, with the protein MKIAGFDIGGANTDLAVVEFNDHGDIIDIKTDFKYFPMWLEKDKLGNALIDLIGDDINDLDAVGICMTAELVDAYKTKKEGVLDISRKSNESFNVPVGFIGLNGVLKYKDVIKNPEDVAAANWIATSKIASKMEPNSIMIDTGSTTTDIIPIKNGSECTKGRSDLERLKTGELVYSGTLRTNVATIVRKVPLGDEFIRVSSELFAITADIHMVLGNIKKEEYTCSTPDGAGKSKEECMRRIARVICGDMDMLTPDNICEIAAFIYQKQIERIAEALIEVSKREKIEKVVTTGLGMDIIGAKAAEMAEINFEGMDKIITKEECVVAPAIGTALMMEQFMRKDEI; encoded by the coding sequence ATGAAAATTGCAGGATTTGACATTGGTGGGGCAAATACAGACTTAGCTGTGGTTGAATTTAACGATCACGGTGATATAATAGATATTAAAACTGATTTTAAATATTTTCCAATGTGGCTTGAAAAAGATAAACTTGGAAATGCTCTTATAGATTTAATTGGCGATGATATAAACGATTTAGATGCAGTGGGAATTTGCATGACAGCTGAGCTTGTGGATGCATATAAAACAAAAAAAGAAGGAGTATTGGATATTTCCAGGAAATCTAATGAATCATTCAATGTTCCTGTTGGCTTTATTGGTCTTAATGGTGTTTTAAAATATAAAGATGTCATTAAAAATCCAGAGGATGTTGCTGCAGCAAACTGGATTGCAACATCCAAAATAGCATCCAAAATGGAACCTAATTCAATAATGATAGATACAGGAAGTACAACAACAGATATAATTCCAATAAAAAACGGATCAGAATGTACTAAAGGGCGATCTGACCTTGAAAGATTAAAAACCGGAGAATTAGTTTACAGTGGAACTTTAAGAACAAATGTGGCCACTATAGTCCGAAAAGTACCCCTTGGTGATGAATTTATCAGAGTGTCCTCAGAACTTTTTGCAATCACTGCAGACATACACATGGTCCTGGGAAACATAAAAAAAGAGGAATATACTTGTAGCACACCTGACGGGGCAGGAAAATCAAAAGAAGAGTGTATGCGAAGAATAGCGAGAGTTATATGTGGAGACATGGACATGTTAACTCCAGATAATATATGTGAAATTGCTGCATTTATCTACCAAAAACAGATTGAGAGAATTGCAGAAGCGCTTATAGAAGTTTCAAAAAGAGAAAAAATAGAAAAAGTTGTAACCACAGGGTTAGGTATGGATATAATTGGTGCAAAAGCTGCTGAAATGGCAGAAATCAATTTTGAAGGAATGGATAAAATTATTACAAAAGAAGAATGTGTTGTTGCACCAGCTATTGGAACTGCATTAATGATGGAACAATTTATGAGAAAGGATGAAATTTAA
- a CDS encoding ATP-grasp domain-containing protein, giving the protein MNILIIEYATALGIDDPSISAEGHAMIKGLLKDFKNKNTDYLISKKIQNFNSSYCNPVELEEDLMEWINKNISNYDACLVIAPEEDFILYEITYLIEKKGVCIIGSSSNAVKVCSDKYVMYEALKDHVPIIKTEKVYFNDINKYIVFNNKKKVVKPADGVSCSGVQIINNSKELKKAASMLENNLPYFIIQDFVEGTSASVSLISNGKEAIPLSLNLQDIELTGDGINYNGGKVPLNHELADEAKEIAKKAAESINGLKGYVGVDMILGDEVHLVEINSRITTPYVALRDILDFNIGDAILDSIYGILPSKIQLNGEISFFKQNNTLNFKKLDINQK; this is encoded by the coding sequence TTGAATATCCTTATTATTGAATATGCTACAGCATTAGGAATAGATGATCCGTCAATTAGTGCTGAAGGCCATGCCATGATTAAAGGACTTTTAAAAGACTTTAAAAACAAAAATACTGATTATTTAATATCCAAAAAAATCCAAAATTTTAATAGCAGTTACTGCAACCCTGTTGAACTTGAAGAAGATTTAATGGAATGGATAAATAAAAATATATCAAATTATGACGCCTGCCTGGTTATAGCTCCTGAAGAAGATTTTATTTTATATGAAATAACCTATTTGATTGAAAAAAAAGGTGTTTGCATCATTGGTTCAAGTTCAAATGCAGTAAAGGTTTGTTCTGATAAATATGTTATGTATGAAGCACTAAAAGACCACGTGCCAATTATAAAGACTGAAAAAGTTTATTTCAATGATATAAACAAATACATAGTCTTTAATAATAAAAAAAAAGTTGTAAAACCTGCAGATGGTGTTTCATGTTCTGGAGTACAGATCATAAACAATTCAAAAGAATTAAAAAAAGCAGCTTCTATGCTTGAAAATAATCTCCCCTACTTTATAATTCAAGATTTTGTGGAAGGGACCTCAGCAAGCGTTAGTTTAATAAGCAATGGTAAAGAAGCAATTCCATTAAGCTTAAATCTACAGGATATTGAACTTACAGGGGATGGAATAAATTATAATGGAGGTAAAGTTCCTTTAAACCATGAACTTGCAGATGAAGCCAAAGAAATTGCTAAAAAAGCTGCTGAATCAATTAATGGCCTTAAAGGGTATGTTGGTGTGGACATGATTTTAGGGGATGAAGTTCATTTAGTGGAGATAAATTCCAGAATTACAACTCCTTATGTTGCTTTAAGGGATATTTTAGATTTTAACATTGGTGATGCAATTTTAGATTCTATTTATGGGATATTACCTTCAAAAATTCAATTAAATGGAGAAATATCATTTTTTAAACAAAATAATACATTAAACTTTAAAAAATTAGACATAAATCAAAAATGA
- a CDS encoding zinc ribbon domain-containing protein: MKYLICEKCGGYYKLQEGESLGDFYGCDCGGDYREAKEYEIEDLENSKLDTKENSKLDTKEITNKHMSAEDIRKKLEEKRNELDICRHCGYKNIEEAEFCIKCGAKIGANICPKCEIENPKDAEFCYKCGHDLKNKPQSTEIISKKGLGIGMGIIIFLFSPLAGIIGYIVWHDSKPKKAEQSGLLALAGFILWFITYLLLLI; encoded by the coding sequence ATGAAATATTTAATATGCGAAAAATGTGGGGGCTATTACAAACTGCAAGAAGGTGAATCATTAGGTGATTTTTATGGCTGTGACTGCGGTGGGGACTACAGAGAAGCTAAAGAATATGAAATTGAAGATCTTGAAAATTCCAAATTAGATACAAAAGAAAATTCCAAATTAGATACGAAAGAAATAACTAATAAACATATGTCTGCTGAAGATATTAGGAAAAAACTTGAGGAAAAACGTAACGAATTAGATATATGTAGGCATTGTGGTTATAAAAATATTGAAGAAGCTGAATTTTGTATTAAATGTGGAGCAAAAATAGGAGCTAATATTTGTCCAAAATGTGAAATTGAAAATCCAAAAGATGCTGAATTTTGTTATAAATGTGGCCATGACCTAAAAAATAAGCCCCAATCCACTGAAATAATAAGTAAAAAGGGTTTAGGTATCGGTATGGGTATTATAATATTTCTTTTTTCACCATTGGCTGGTATTATTGGTTATATTGTGTGGCACGATAGTAAACCTAAAAAAGCCGAACAATCCGGTTTACTTGCATTAGCAGGATTTATATTATGGTTCATAACATATCTCCTATTACTCATATAG
- a CDS encoding radical SAM protein, translating to MVIKKTKSLCPECLEVIDAEVYENKDKIMIKKYCKEHGNFDSTYWGSDKLYREASESDFKGEGIENPQTSSKNDCPLNCGICPDHESQTILGLIDVTNRCNLKCPICFANAAASKSLYEPTYEEIRQMLITLRSNEPVAAPAIQYAGGEPTVRKDIVDLIKLAKEEGFSHTQIATNGLRLARNPELARELKEAGLNTIYLQFDGINEDPYIKIRGKNLLPTKIKAIENCRKVDLNIVLVPTVVKGINDSQVGDIIRFAVDNIDIIRGVNFQPVSFAGRTPSDEVEGQRITIPDFQKLVEKQMESKIKVEDFYPASSVFPISEFIEAIEGEKQVTFTCHPHCGAATYVFVDGDEIIPITQFVDVERFFNLLSKTAGDIKDGGITGKAKTVARATLELPRTIDRSKAPESVDIKNILTSVFKERSYSALGDFHHSTLLIACMHFMDPWNFDQDRVRRCVIHYATPDGRIIPFCSMNALYREEIEKKFAVPLKKEKISQKNPVPSSNKT from the coding sequence ATGGTTATAAAGAAAACCAAAAGTTTATGCCCTGAGTGTCTTGAAGTTATAGACGCTGAGGTTTACGAAAATAAAGATAAAATAATGATAAAAAAATATTGCAAAGAGCACGGTAATTTTGATAGTACTTATTGGGGCAGTGATAAACTTTACAGAGAAGCATCTGAATCCGATTTTAAAGGAGAAGGGATAGAAAATCCTCAAACATCTTCTAAAAATGATTGCCCATTAAATTGTGGTATCTGCCCTGATCATGAGAGTCAAACCATCCTTGGACTTATTGATGTAACAAACAGATGTAATTTAAAATGCCCAATTTGTTTTGCTAATGCCGCAGCTTCTAAAAGTTTATATGAACCTACTTATGAAGAAATAAGGCAAATGCTTATAACTTTACGCTCTAATGAGCCTGTAGCCGCGCCTGCAATTCAATATGCTGGTGGAGAACCTACAGTACGTAAAGATATTGTTGATCTAATCAAATTAGCAAAGGAAGAAGGGTTTTCCCATACTCAAATAGCTACAAATGGTTTAAGACTTGCTAGAAACCCGGAACTTGCCCGTGAATTAAAAGAAGCAGGATTAAACACAATTTATCTTCAATTTGATGGAATTAATGAAGATCCATATATTAAAATAAGAGGAAAAAATCTGCTTCCAACTAAGATTAAAGCCATTGAAAATTGTAGGAAAGTAGACTTAAATATAGTTCTTGTCCCTACAGTTGTTAAAGGGATAAATGATAGCCAAGTTGGAGATATAATAAGATTTGCAGTTGATAACATTGATATAATAAGGGGAGTGAACTTCCAGCCAGTTTCATTTGCAGGAAGAACTCCTTCTGATGAAGTAGAAGGACAACGTATAACTATCCCTGATTTCCAAAAATTAGTTGAAAAACAAATGGAATCTAAGATTAAAGTGGAAGATTTTTATCCAGCATCATCTGTTTTCCCAATTTCTGAGTTTATTGAAGCCATAGAAGGCGAAAAACAAGTTACATTTACTTGTCACCCTCACTGTGGTGCAGCAACATATGTTTTTGTTGATGGTGATGAAATCATTCCAATTACACAGTTTGTTGATGTAGAAAGATTCTTTAACCTCCTTTCTAAAACTGCTGGAGATATAAAAGATGGAGGAATAACAGGGAAAGCAAAAACTGTAGCAAGAGCAACTCTTGAACTTCCAAGGACCATAGATAGGTCAAAAGCACCAGAATCTGTGGACATTAAAAATATATTAACCTCTGTCTTTAAAGAAAGGTCTTACAGCGCCCTTGGAGATTTCCACCACAGTACTTTGCTTATAGCATGTATGCACTTCATGGATCCTTGGAATTTTGACCAGGATAGAGTTAGAAGGTGTGTAATACATTATGCTACTCCAGATGGCAGGATAATACCATTCTGTTCTATGAATGCCCTCTACAGAGAAGAAATCGAGAAGAAATTTGCTGTTCCTCTTAAAAAGGAAAAAATTTCCCAAAAAAATCCAGTTCCATCTTCTAACAAAACATAA